The proteins below are encoded in one region of Bosea sp. BIWAKO-01:
- a CDS encoding SRPBCC family protein, whose protein sequence is MTTETTSFVYVTYIVATPEKVFEAITKPEVARRYWGHENVSDWQAGSGWQHIRANDARTVELVGKVVEVSPPSRLVITWASPAQAADPASHSRVTFEIDDYDGMTRLTVSHDELQAGSSMAKGISQGWPAVLSSLKSFLETGRGLDVFGKKKAA, encoded by the coding sequence ATGACCACGGAAACGACCAGCTTTGTCTATGTGACCTATATTGTCGCGACCCCGGAAAAGGTGTTCGAGGCCATCACCAAACCTGAGGTCGCTCGGCGCTATTGGGGCCATGAGAACGTCTCCGACTGGCAGGCCGGATCGGGCTGGCAGCATATCCGCGCCAATGACGCGCGGACCGTCGAGCTGGTCGGCAAGGTCGTCGAGGTCTCGCCGCCGTCACGCCTCGTCATCACATGGGCGAGCCCCGCGCAGGCCGCCGATCCGGCGAGCCATAGCCGGGTCACCTTCGAGATCGACGACTATGACGGAATGACCCGGCTGACCGTCAGCCATGACGAGCTGCAGGCCGGCAGCAGCATGGCGAAGGGGATCAGCCAGGGGTGGCCGGCGGTTCTCTCCAGCCTGAAATCCTTCCTGGAAACCGGCCGGGGGCTCGACGTCTTCGGCAAGAAGAAAGCGGCCTGA
- a CDS encoding helix-turn-helix transcriptional regulator — protein MDADDVFKALGDPTRRKLLDLLFERNGQTLGQLCENLDMARQSATQHLGILEAANLVSTVRRGREKLHFINPVPIHEVYERWVRKFERHRLSLLHDLKKDIEGGEE, from the coding sequence ATGGACGCCGACGACGTGTTCAAGGCGCTGGGGGACCCGACGCGCAGAAAGCTGCTGGACCTGCTGTTTGAAAGGAACGGGCAGACGCTCGGCCAGCTCTGCGAGAACCTGGACATGGCCCGGCAATCCGCGACGCAGCATCTCGGCATCCTGGAGGCGGCCAATCTGGTGAGCACGGTCAGGCGCGGCCGGGAAAAGCTGCATTTCATCAATCCGGTGCCGATCCACGAGGTCTACGAGCGCTGGGTCCGCAAGTTCGAACGGCACAGGCTCAGCCTGCTCCACGACCTGAAGAAAGACATTGAAGGAGGCGAAGAATGA
- a CDS encoding DUF3311 domain-containing protein has translation MNGSGESRCGWSWWYLLFIVQFIAVLWPPFYNRIEPVWAGVPFFYWYQMLWVLIGAAFTAIVYFGTKD, from the coding sequence ATGAACGGCTCCGGGGAAAGTCGCTGCGGATGGAGCTGGTGGTACCTGCTCTTCATCGTCCAGTTCATCGCGGTCCTCTGGCCGCCGTTCTACAACCGGATCGAACCTGTCTGGGCAGGTGTTCCGTTCTTCTATTGGTACCAGATGCTCTGGGTGCTGATCGGAGCGGCCTTCACCGCCATCGTCTACTTCGGGACCAAGGATTAG
- a CDS encoding DUF2252 domain-containing protein: MTRHQPAKPQLLSRAERYAAGKALRGKVPRESHADWTPRPGSDAVAILAGTDAGRIPELLPIRYERMMLSPFAFLRGAAAVMAEDLAGLPSAGLPVQACGDCHLMNFGAFTTPEENVLFDINDFDETLSGIDFAVDLKRLAASVAVAALDAGFSRRAARLTVAATVSAYRRRLRRLAKLTPLEAWHARTELGAELERIDDPALRKQVQGLLTKASRNPQQDSSFPRLHAGADGSWGIEDRPPLIYHLPEERDGTRSLQAHKVFHHYRETLPPERRVLVTRYGLRDLAFKVVGVGSVGTFCVIGLFMTADDEPLFLQVKEAQTSVLSRLTKGKNPGPPHQGQRVVEGQRMLQAASDVFLGWADDSASGRHFYVRQLKNRHLGSIAEVVEGEALTAYAELCGRTLARAHARSGDAAAIAGYMGASEIFDDALTSFAMAYAVQTALDHAALVAAKDPGKTTEARTKAA; encoded by the coding sequence ATGACGCGACATCAACCGGCCAAGCCGCAGCTTCTGTCCCGTGCCGAGCGCTACGCCGCCGGCAAGGCCCTGCGCGGCAAGGTTCCGCGCGAGAGCCATGCCGACTGGACGCCCCGCCCCGGCAGCGACGCCGTCGCCATTCTCGCCGGGACCGATGCCGGCCGCATTCCGGAGCTTCTGCCCATCCGCTACGAGCGCATGATGCTGAGCCCGTTCGCCTTTCTGCGCGGTGCGGCGGCCGTGATGGCGGAAGATCTGGCCGGTCTCCCATCGGCCGGCCTGCCCGTTCAGGCCTGCGGCGATTGTCATCTCATGAATTTCGGCGCCTTCACCACGCCGGAAGAGAACGTCCTGTTCGACATCAACGATTTCGACGAAACACTGTCGGGCATCGACTTCGCCGTCGATCTCAAGCGCCTGGCCGCCAGCGTCGCCGTAGCGGCGCTCGACGCCGGATTCTCCAGGAGGGCCGCCCGGCTCACCGTTGCCGCCACGGTGAGCGCCTATCGCCGCCGGCTGCGCAGGCTGGCCAAGCTCACTCCGCTGGAGGCCTGGCATGCGCGCACCGAGCTCGGAGCGGAACTGGAACGGATCGACGATCCGGCGCTGCGCAAGCAGGTGCAAGGCCTGCTCACCAAGGCGTCGCGCAACCCGCAGCAGGACAGCAGTTTTCCCCGTCTGCATGCCGGGGCGGACGGCTCCTGGGGCATCGAGGACCGGCCGCCGCTGATCTATCATCTGCCTGAGGAACGCGACGGCACGCGCTCGCTCCAGGCCCATAAGGTCTTCCATCACTATCGCGAGACTCTGCCGCCCGAGCGCCGCGTGCTGGTGACGCGCTACGGCCTGCGGGACCTCGCCTTCAAGGTCGTCGGCGTCGGCAGCGTCGGAACGTTCTGCGTCATCGGCCTGTTCATGACGGCCGATGACGAGCCGTTGTTCCTGCAGGTCAAGGAGGCCCAGACCTCCGTCCTCTCCCGGCTGACGAAGGGCAAGAACCCGGGACCGCCGCATCAGGGGCAGCGCGTGGTGGAAGGCCAACGCATGTTGCAGGCGGCGAGCGACGTCTTCCTGGGCTGGGCGGATGACAGCGCCAGCGGGCGTCACTTCTACGTCCGGCAGCTCAAGAACCGTCATCTTGGATCGATTGCCGAAGTCGTCGAGGGCGAAGCCCTGACGGCCTATGCCGAGCTCTGCGGCCGCACGCTTGCACGCGCGCATGCCCGCTCGGGCGATGCGGCGGCCATCGCCGGCTACATGGGGGCGTCCGAGATCTTCGACGACGCCTTGACGAGTTTCGCGATGGCCTATGCTGTGCAGACCGCACTGGACCATGCAGCGCTCGTTGCAGCCAAGGACCCCGGCAAGACAACGGAGGCGCGAACCAAAGCGGCGTGA
- a CDS encoding autotransporter domain-containing protein yields the protein MRNSSKLARVLPAQLLPVRLCQSVSALALGLALLAAAPAAFAQSVTGTGDVDPTVPGPPLPDWNLGGASLTIGNTGTGMLTIENGGTVSNTTGYLGASAGGTGTVTVTGTGSTWTNTAGLVVGDLGTGTLTVANGGKVSNTVGVIGYLGSGTATVTGANSTWTNSGDLYVGWSAAGRLTIENGGTASNVTGYVGNASNGSGTVTVTGAGSTWSNTGELHVGNSGTGTLTIADGGKVTSTLFAYVGSLSGSTGTVTVTGAGSRWSSDDAIVIGYGGTGTLTIEKGGMVTSGLASIGAGLGTGTVTVTGAGSTWTNVNSLSVGISGTGTLNIENGGSVTSRNSFLGVSPGGTGTVTVTGTGSTWSNSEGITVGWEGTGTLTVSNGGKVSALTTTLATHSGSSGTLNLLGDATNGRGVLETGQVIKGAGTATLNLDGGILRATRNEADYLSYQSGFTQLTLGANGVVFDSNGHDIAVSTILEGTGGLTKTGAGTLSLTGNNAYAGGTTVLGGKLAVGSDANLGAASGGLTLDGGTLLAGGFGTARAVTLGSAGGTIEVASGQVFGHSGTISGAGGLTKDGTGQLALSGTSTYSGATTVSAGTLHINGARAMSAASNYTIASGALLGVNDNLGTVTAGSIAGAGQIRIESGSTLETGATHASTSFTGMIYDAGSIRKVGTGTLTLTQENSYAGGTTIAGGAISISRESNLGSTSGALTLNGGVLQVTGTTLTELNRAVVFGTAGGGFDIADAGNSFTLSQSFSGTGAFSKAGAGTLLLKSTQSYSGATTVSGGTLRAGQVGSFSAASAFTVASGARLDLAGFSQSIGSLAGAGMVTLGAGTLTAGSDNSSTGFAGSITGSGGLTKAGAGTLTLSGASSYAGSTQVQAGKLVVNGSLASAVTLAGGTLGGSGTVGAISVGGGATVAPGNSIGTLTVSGNVAFASGSIYQVEVNAAGQSDRIVASGLATLAGGTVAVLAETGNYAASTNYTILTAAGGVSGQFANVTSNLAFLTPSLSYGATSVTLTMARNQTGFATVALTRNQGLIANAAERLSAGNPVYDTLLSSTAAEARAGFDLLSGEAHAQAVAVMIDESRLVRETILSRLRGPLLTAPAGEVAAAYSADLPGRKGAVAMPAPLPQSRYAFWGEAFGGMGNSNADGNAASQSRRSGGALLGADMLVYDNPGSSLRLGLAGGYSQSRFDLDARLSSGRLESGHAGLYAGARFGSLRLDMGAAYSWSESDIRRQVAIRGFGDVLHLQRPGSTAQAFAELGHGFAFQGFALEPFAQLALIRVSTDAGTEQGGAAALRLFSSEQTLGFSTLGLRAEAQLGTAPLFARAMLGWRHGFGDLTPVAKTAFLLGSTPAQVYAAAIDRNALATEAGLDWRLSSATSLGLTYSAAIGERSRYQALKGRVDVRF from the coding sequence ATGCGAAACAGTTCGAAGCTTGCGCGGGTGCTGCCGGCGCAGCTGCTGCCAGTGCGGCTGTGCCAATCCGTTTCAGCGCTCGCGCTCGGCCTGGCCTTGCTCGCCGCCGCGCCCGCTGCCTTCGCCCAATCGGTGACCGGAACCGGCGACGTTGATCCCACCGTGCCCGGACCGCCGCTGCCGGACTGGAATCTTGGTGGTGCAAGCCTCACCATCGGCAATACCGGTACCGGCATGCTGACCATCGAGAACGGCGGCACGGTTTCGAACACCACTGGCTATCTCGGCGCGAGCGCCGGCGGTACCGGCACCGTGACGGTGACCGGCACCGGCTCGACCTGGACCAACACCGCCGGACTCGTGGTCGGCGACCTCGGCACGGGGACGCTGACTGTCGCGAATGGCGGCAAGGTCTCGAACACGGTCGGCGTTATCGGTTATCTTGGAAGCGGCACGGCGACGGTGACCGGCGCGAACTCGACCTGGACCAATAGCGGCGACCTCTATGTCGGCTGGAGCGCCGCCGGCAGGCTGACCATCGAGAATGGCGGCACAGCCTCGAATGTGACTGGCTATGTCGGCAATGCCTCCAACGGCAGCGGCACGGTGACCGTGACCGGCGCGGGCTCGACCTGGAGCAACACTGGCGAGCTCCATGTCGGCAATAGCGGCACCGGGACGCTGACCATCGCCGATGGCGGCAAGGTCACGAGCACTCTGTTTGCCTATGTCGGCTCGCTTTCTGGCAGCACGGGCACGGTGACGGTGACCGGCGCCGGCTCGCGCTGGAGCAGTGACGACGCAATCGTCATCGGTTACGGCGGCACTGGCACGCTGACGATCGAGAAGGGCGGCATGGTCACCAGCGGCCTCGCCTCCATCGGCGCTGGCCTCGGCACCGGCACGGTGACGGTGACCGGTGCGGGTTCGACCTGGACCAATGTTAACTCGCTCTCTGTCGGCATTTCCGGTACCGGCACGCTGAACATCGAGAATGGCGGCTCCGTTACGAGCAGAAATAGCTTTCTCGGTGTAAGTCCCGGTGGCACCGGCACGGTCACAGTAACCGGCACCGGCTCGACCTGGAGCAACAGCGAGGGGATCACTGTCGGCTGGGAGGGCACCGGCACGCTGACCGTCAGCAATGGCGGCAAGGTCAGCGCGCTGACGACGACCTTGGCAACCCACTCGGGCTCCAGCGGCACGCTGAACCTGCTCGGCGATGCCACGAACGGCCGCGGCGTGCTCGAGACCGGCCAGGTGATCAAGGGCGCCGGCACGGCGACGCTCAACCTCGACGGCGGCATCCTGCGCGCGACCCGCAACGAGGCCGACTACCTCTCCTACCAGTCCGGCTTCACCCAGCTGACTCTCGGCGCCAACGGCGTCGTCTTCGACAGCAATGGCCACGATATCGCCGTCTCGACCATTCTCGAGGGTACAGGGGGTTTGACCAAGACCGGCGCCGGCACGCTGTCGCTGACCGGGAACAACGCCTATGCCGGTGGCACGACGGTCCTGGGCGGCAAGCTCGCGGTCGGGTCGGACGCCAATCTCGGCGCGGCCTCGGGCGGCTTGACGCTGGACGGCGGCACGCTGCTCGCTGGCGGCTTCGGTACGGCGCGCGCGGTGACCCTGGGCAGCGCTGGCGGCACGATCGAGGTGGCGAGCGGCCAGGTCTTCGGCCATAGCGGCACGATCTCGGGCGCGGGCGGGCTGACTAAAGACGGGACCGGTCAGCTCGCGCTCTCCGGCACCAGCACCTATTCCGGCGCGACCACGGTGTCGGCCGGGACGCTCCACATCAACGGCGCCCGCGCCATGTCGGCGGCCTCGAACTATACGATCGCGTCTGGTGCGCTGCTCGGCGTGAACGACAATCTCGGCACGGTCACGGCCGGCTCGATCGCAGGGGCTGGCCAGATCCGGATCGAGAGCGGCTCGACGCTGGAGACCGGCGCGACCCATGCTTCGACCAGCTTCACCGGGATGATCTACGACGCCGGCAGCATCAGGAAGGTCGGCACGGGCACGCTGACACTGACGCAGGAGAACAGCTATGCCGGCGGCACGACGATCGCGGGCGGGGCGATCAGCATCTCCAGGGAGAGCAATCTTGGCTCGACCTCGGGCGCGCTGACCTTGAACGGCGGCGTGCTGCAGGTGACCGGGACGACGCTGACCGAGCTCAACCGCGCCGTTGTCTTCGGCACGGCGGGCGGCGGCTTCGACATTGCCGATGCCGGCAACAGCTTCACTCTCTCGCAGTCCTTCTCGGGCACGGGCGCGTTCAGCAAGGCCGGGGCCGGCACCTTGCTGCTGAAGAGCACGCAGAGCTATTCCGGCGCGACCACGGTCTCAGGCGGAACCCTGCGGGCGGGCCAGGTCGGTTCGTTCTCAGCCGCCTCGGCCTTCACGGTGGCATCGGGCGCGCGGCTCGATCTGGCCGGGTTCAGCCAGAGCATCGGCTCGCTTGCCGGCGCGGGCATGGTGACGCTCGGCGCGGGGACGCTGACCGCCGGTTCCGACAACAGCTCGACGGGCTTCGCCGGGTCGATCACCGGCAGCGGCGGTCTGACCAAGGCTGGTGCCGGCACGCTGACCTTGTCGGGCGCCAGCAGCTATGCCGGCAGCACGCAGGTCCAGGCCGGCAAGCTCGTGGTCAACGGCTCGCTGGCGAGTGCGGTGACGCTGGCCGGCGGTACGCTCGGCGGCTCCGGCACGGTCGGAGCGATCAGCGTCGGCGGCGGCGCGACGGTGGCGCCCGGCAACTCGATCGGCACGCTGACCGTCTCCGGCAATGTCGCGTTCGCCTCGGGTTCGATCTATCAGGTCGAGGTCAACGCGGCCGGCCAGAGCGACCGGATCGTGGCCTCGGGCCTGGCGACGCTCGCGGGTGGCACGGTCGCAGTCCTGGCCGAGACCGGCAATTACGCGGCGAGCACGAACTATACGATCCTCACCGCCGCGGGCGGCGTCTCCGGCCAGTTCGCCAACGTCACCTCCAACCTCGCCTTCCTGACGCCGTCGCTGAGCTATGGCGCAACCAGCGTCACGCTGACCATGGCGCGCAACCAGACCGGGTTCGCCACGGTCGCGTTGACCCGCAACCAGGGCCTGATCGCCAATGCGGCGGAGCGGCTCAGCGCCGGCAACCCGGTCTATGACACGCTGCTCTCCAGCACAGCGGCCGAGGCGCGCGCCGGCTTCGACCTGCTCTCGGGCGAAGCGCATGCGCAAGCCGTCGCGGTGATGATCGACGAGAGCCGGCTGGTGCGCGAGACCATACTGTCGCGCCTGCGCGGGCCGCTGCTGACGGCGCCTGCCGGAGAGGTCGCGGCCGCCTATAGCGCCGACCTGCCCGGCCGCAAGGGCGCGGTCGCCATGCCCGCCCCGCTGCCGCAGTCGCGCTACGCATTCTGGGGCGAAGCCTTCGGCGGCATGGGCAACAGCAATGCCGATGGCAATGCGGCGAGCCAGTCGCGCCGCAGCGGCGGCGCGCTCCTCGGCGCCGACATGCTGGTCTATGACAATCCCGGCTCCTCGCTCAGGCTCGGCCTCGCTGGCGGCTACAGCCAGTCGCGCTTCGATCTTGACGCCCGGCTCTCCTCCGGCAGGCTCGAAAGCGGCCATGCCGGCCTCTATGCCGGCGCCCGCTTCGGCAGCCTGCGCCTTGATATGGGCGCGGCCTATTCCTGGTCGGAGAGCGATATCCGCCGCCAGGTCGCGATCCGCGGTTTTGGCGATGTCTTGCACCTGCAGCGCCCGGGCTCGACCGCGCAGGCCTTCGCCGAGCTCGGCCATGGCTTTGCCTTCCAGGGCTTTGCGCTGGAGCCCTTCGCGCAGCTCGCCCTGATCCGGGTCTCGACCGATGCCGGCACCGAACAGGGCGGCGCGGCCGCGCTCAGGCTGTTCTCCTCTGAGCAGACGCTCGGCTTCAGCACGCTGGGCCTGCGCGCCGAGGCGCAGCTCGGCACGGCGCCGCTCTTCGCCCGCGCCATGCTCGGCTGGCGTCACGGCTTTGGCGATCTGACCCCGGTGGCGAAGACCGCCTTCCTGCTCGGCTCCACCCCGGCGCAGGTCTACGCCGCTGCGATCGACCGCAATGCGCTCGCCACTGAGGCCGGCCTCGACTGGCGCCTCTCCTCCGCCACCAGCCTCGGCCTGACCTACTCCGCCGCCATCGGCGAACGCTCCAGGTATCAGGCCCTGAAAGGAAGGGTCGACGTCAGGTTCTGA
- a CDS encoding Gfo/Idh/MocA family protein has product MRALGIGLIGTGYMGKCHALAWNAVAPVFGDVARPRLAMLCEVDDALAARRAREFGFAGSTADWRALVAHPEVDIVSITTPNAFHAEMAIAALEAGKHVWCEKPMATSLADAQAMLTAARAAGKVAALGYNYIQNPAIRLAARLIGEGAIGSVNHVRVEMDEDFMADAEAPFSWKSAAQSGHGALDDFGVHAFSLLKVLVGEVAQVMADMGKPYPTRPLQEGGARPVETHDIATILLRFASGASGLVALNRSAWGRKGRIFVQVFGAKGTISFDQERMNEIELYTAEGRSDLQGFRRILTAPVHEPYDRFIPAPGHGLGFNELKIIECRELMRTIAGEPAHLIDFETGLRIERTVDAAARSFREGRWTEV; this is encoded by the coding sequence ATGCGCGCACTTGGCATAGGCCTCATCGGCACCGGCTATATGGGCAAATGCCACGCTTTGGCCTGGAACGCCGTCGCTCCGGTCTTCGGCGATGTCGCCCGCCCAAGGCTCGCCATGCTGTGCGAGGTGGACGATGCGCTGGCTGCAAGACGGGCGCGCGAGTTCGGCTTCGCCGGGTCCACCGCCGACTGGCGAGCGCTCGTCGCCCATCCCGAGGTCGACATCGTCTCGATCACCACGCCCAACGCCTTCCATGCCGAGATGGCGATTGCGGCGCTCGAGGCCGGCAAGCATGTCTGGTGCGAGAAGCCGATGGCGACGAGCCTTGCCGATGCGCAGGCGATGCTCACTGCGGCCAGGGCGGCGGGAAAGGTCGCGGCACTGGGCTACAACTACATCCAGAATCCGGCCATCCGGCTGGCGGCGCGGCTGATCGGCGAAGGCGCCATCGGGTCGGTCAACCATGTCCGCGTCGAGATGGACGAGGATTTCATGGCCGATGCCGAAGCGCCTTTCTCCTGGAAGAGCGCGGCTCAATCCGGCCATGGCGCGCTCGACGATTTCGGCGTGCATGCCTTCTCGCTGCTCAAGGTGCTGGTCGGCGAGGTGGCGCAGGTCATGGCCGACATGGGCAAACCCTATCCGACGCGTCCGCTGCAGGAGGGCGGGGCGCGGCCGGTCGAGACGCACGACATCGCGACCATCCTGCTGCGCTTCGCTTCGGGCGCGTCCGGGCTCGTCGCGCTCAATCGCTCGGCCTGGGGCCGCAAGGGCCGGATCTTCGTGCAGGTCTTCGGGGCGAAGGGAACGATCAGCTTCGACCAGGAACGGATGAACGAGATCGAGCTCTACACCGCCGAGGGACGCAGCGATCTCCAGGGCTTTCGCCGCATCCTGACGGCGCCGGTGCACGAGCCCTATGACCGCTTCATTCCTGCGCCCGGCCATGGGCTCGGCTTCAACGAGCTCAAGATCATCGAATGCCGCGAGCTGATGCGGACCATCGCCGGCGAGCCGGCTCATCTCATCGATTTCGAGACCGGCCTGCGCATCGAGCGCACGGTCGATGCCGCCGCCAGGAGCTTCCGCGAGGGACGCTGGACGGAGGTGTAG
- a CDS encoding phosphatase PAP2 family protein — protein MLALIALCGQAFAQSGEAQPKVTDPHFKIAPGYLKPSELPDSLVLLGPPPEKDSAALARDEEARKATLPLRNTSRWTLARTDADLAFPQAADNFSCAMGVRIDEKQTPRLYAMTQKMLSDFGLSTYGVKNKYNRVRPFVVHNESTCRADQEAILRSDGSYPSGHTAAGWGWALVFAQINPERSNELLARGLAFGQSRVICDAHWQSDVDAGRIMGAATVARLQTNAAFLADLKAAKAEVKAAKAKRVNPMPDCAAETAALSGQ, from the coding sequence ATGCTTGCGCTCATCGCGCTCTGCGGGCAGGCCTTTGCGCAATCGGGTGAAGCCCAGCCCAAGGTCACCGATCCGCATTTCAAGATCGCGCCGGGCTATCTCAAGCCATCGGAGCTACCCGACAGCCTGGTCCTGCTGGGCCCGCCGCCCGAGAAGGACTCGGCTGCGCTGGCCCGGGACGAAGAGGCGCGCAAGGCGACGCTCCCCCTACGGAACACCAGCCGCTGGACGCTCGCCCGTACCGACGCCGATCTCGCCTTTCCGCAGGCCGCCGACAATTTCTCCTGCGCGATGGGTGTCCGGATCGATGAGAAACAGACCCCGCGCCTCTATGCGATGACGCAGAAGATGCTGTCCGATTTCGGCCTCTCCACCTACGGCGTGAAGAACAAGTACAACCGCGTCCGGCCCTTCGTGGTTCACAACGAATCGACCTGCAGGGCGGATCAAGAGGCGATTCTGCGGAGCGATGGCTCCTATCCATCCGGACACACCGCCGCGGGCTGGGGATGGGCCCTCGTCTTCGCGCAGATCAATCCCGAGCGCTCGAATGAACTGCTCGCGCGCGGTCTCGCCTTTGGGCAGAGCCGCGTGATCTGCGACGCGCATTGGCAGAGCGATGTCGATGCGGGGCGGATCATGGGCGCGGCAACCGTCGCGCGGCTGCAGACCAATGCGGCCTTCCTCGCGGATCTCAAGGCGGCGAAGGCGGAGGTGAAGGCAGCGAAGGCGAAGCGCGTGAACCCGATGCCGGATTGTGCTGCCGAGACCGCGGCCCTGTCCGGGCAGTAA
- a CDS encoding GFA family protein encodes MTRHFAGGCACGAIRYETSSEPIVEIHCQCRDCQKRSGTGHSSYLTFAGRADVAIAGDAKTWRVAGDSGNEKIHAFCPTCGTPVYLTFQAAPELIAVHAASLDDPGQFNPHMVAYGIRGHGWDRIDPALPVFERMPPG; translated from the coding sequence ATGACCAGGCACTTTGCCGGCGGATGCGCCTGTGGCGCGATCCGTTACGAGACGAGCAGCGAACCCATCGTCGAGATCCACTGCCAGTGCAGGGATTGCCAGAAGCGCAGTGGTACGGGGCATAGCTCCTATCTGACCTTCGCCGGGCGCGCCGATGTGGCCATCGCAGGCGACGCGAAGACCTGGCGGGTGGCGGGCGATAGCGGGAACGAAAAGATCCACGCCTTCTGTCCGACCTGCGGAACGCCGGTCTACCTGACATTCCAGGCGGCGCCGGAGCTGATCGCGGTCCACGCGGCGAGCCTTGACGACCCCGGCCAGTTCAATCCCCACATGGTCGCCTATGGCATTCGCGGCCATGGCTGGGACAGGATCGACCCCGCGCTGCCGGTCTTCGAGCGCATGCCGCCAGGGTGA
- a CDS encoding DUF2200 domain-containing protein has product MTQHRIYTMSVAKVYPLLVAKAERKGRTKAEVDQIIHWLTGYGQEALACQLAKNTDYETFFAEAPALNPARADISGKVCGVRVEEIAEPLMREIRYLDKLIDELAQGRAIDKILHRRPG; this is encoded by the coding sequence ATGACCCAGCACCGCATTTACACAATGAGCGTCGCCAAGGTCTATCCGCTTCTGGTCGCCAAGGCGGAGAGGAAGGGCCGCACGAAGGCGGAGGTCGACCAGATCATCCACTGGCTGACCGGCTATGGCCAGGAGGCGCTCGCCTGTCAGCTGGCGAAGAATACTGATTACGAAACCTTCTTCGCTGAGGCGCCCGCGCTCAATCCTGCGCGAGCCGATATCAGCGGGAAGGTCTGCGGCGTCCGTGTCGAAGAGATCGCCGAGCCGCTGATGCGGGAGATCCGCTACCTGGACAAGCTCATCGATGAACTCGCCCAGGGGAGGGCGATCGATAAGATCCTACACCGTCGGCCGGGATAG
- a CDS encoding DUF5701 family protein encodes MLNHFDRQAEWLLKVGYPEMMGISDGQFCAKLAPLRSRLTLAEPVERRGNIPLCIAFREGVVGIADAMSRIQARSANGIVDMTPLSPADFHVLYELEIPTGEFYLLLDVDTGRDSLNVSPENALAAIRGQGRTPLTLAEGVALTAQVPELLTNGKDYNCIQMPGSRKPSDQRVPSIWFSKGAPRLGWCWDRNIHTWLGSASAACRLGATSPTMGGPPAMPA; translated from the coding sequence ATGCTCAATCATTTTGACCGACAGGCGGAGTGGCTCCTGAAGGTTGGCTATCCCGAAATGATGGGGATTTCCGACGGGCAGTTTTGCGCGAAGCTGGCGCCGCTTCGATCCAGGTTGACGCTCGCAGAGCCGGTCGAGCGCCGTGGAAATATCCCCCTGTGCATTGCCTTTCGTGAAGGCGTCGTCGGCATCGCCGATGCCATGTCACGCATTCAGGCAAGATCGGCCAACGGGATTGTCGACATGACACCGCTTTCGCCGGCGGACTTTCATGTCCTCTACGAGCTGGAAATCCCGACCGGCGAATTCTACCTGCTGCTCGACGTCGACACGGGACGGGATTCCCTCAACGTCAGCCCGGAGAACGCGCTGGCCGCCATCAGGGGGCAGGGCAGAACTCCGCTGACATTGGCGGAAGGCGTCGCCCTTACTGCGCAGGTTCCGGAATTGCTGACGAATGGCAAAGATTACAATTGCATCCAGATGCCTGGATCACGGAAGCCGTCTGATCAGCGGGTGCCGTCAATCTGGTTCAGCAAGGGTGCGCCACGATTGGGTTGGTGTTGGGATCGCAACATCCATACCTGGCTCGGATCCGCGTCCGCCGCCTGTCGACTGGGCGCGACGAGCCCGACCATGGGCGGCCCCCCGGCCATGCCGGCATGA